AAGACCACCAGGGCGGCGATCGCCGCCGCCACGGGCTGGACGATCTCCTCACGGAGGTGTTCCGCTTCGATCCGGTGGGTCATCATCACCCCGAACACGACCAGGACCAGGATGCCGCCCACGTAGACGATGACCTGGGTCGCGGCCAGGAAGTCCGCCCCCAGCATGGCGTACATGGCGCACACCGAGAACAAGGCGAACAGCAGACCGAATGCGGAGTGCAGAACGTTGCGCGAGAAGGCGACACCAGCGGCGCCGAGCACACCCATTCCCGCGAAGAACAACCAGATGGGTCCTTCCACTGTTTTCTCCTACTCGGCCGAGGTCGGGGATTCGTCCGACGGCTTCGTCTTCTCGCCGGTCTTGGCGCCGGCACCCTCGCCGGGACCCTCGCGCGCACCCTCGCCGGCACCGTCGCCGGCGGCAGGAGCGGCCTTCTTCTTCTTGGGCGGCTTGTAGGGAGTCACCGGCTCGTCCACGAACTCGTAGACGAGCGAATCCCGCAGGTAGACCGAGTGGTCGTAGTCGTGGCTCATCGTGATGCAGTCGGTGGGGCAGTGCTCGGT
This portion of the Candidatus Krumholzibacteriia bacterium genome encodes:
- a CDS encoding NADH-quinone oxidoreductase subunit J, with product MEGPIWLFFAGMGVLGAAGVAFSRNVLHSAFGLLFALFSVCAMYAMLGADFLAATQVIVYVGGILVLVVFGVMMTHRIEAEHLREEIVQPVAAAIAALVV